AAGCGCAGCCGAGGGCATTTCGGGAGCTTCCGCTTCCTCAGGCAATTGCACGATGGAGATTCCCCGTCTCTGGCGTACCGAGCTCAGCCCCCGTGCACCATCATCGTTCGCGCCCGTCAATATGATTCCGATCAATTTTTCCCGATAAGTCCATGATGCGGATTCGAAAAGTATGTTGATCGAGGGCCGGCTGTAGCACTCCCGCGCATCGACCGAGAGCGCGAAGCGGCCGTCGGATTCGATGTGCAAATGATAGTTTCCGGGGGCGACATAGATCGTGCCCGCGTCCGGATAATGGCGTTCGCGCGCCTCGGCCACGGGCAGCGTCGAATGATGCCCCAGCAGGTCGCACAGCCCGGAGACATCGTCCGAGCTGAAGTGGCAGACGACCAGCACCGGCCGCGCGATCCGGGGCGAGAATTGCGCGAACAGGCTGGAGAGCGCGCGGATGCCGCCGCTGGAGCAGCCGATCACGATCGCGCCCGCCGACGGATCAGTCACGCCGGACCTCGGTCTTGCGGAAGATCCGGGCGCGCTTGTCGACGGGCTCGAGTTGCGCCGCGCTCGCGGTGAACTGCAGGCTTTCCTTGGTGCCCAGGCACAGGAAGCCGCCCCGCGCGAGGCTGCTGGCGAACAGGCCCACCACCTGGTCCTGCAGCACATTGTCGAAATAGATCAGCACGTTGCGGCAGAGGATCAGCTGCGCCTCGCAGAACGGCCCATCCACCGTCAGATTGTGGTTGTGGAAGTGGATGTTGCGGCGCAGCCGATCATCCATCTTGATATGCTCGTAGCCGGCGCGACAGTAATCCGTGAAGCTGCGCTGCCCGCCCGCTTCGAGATAGGATCGCGCATAATCGCGCGCGTAGCGCAGCGGGTAGATGCCCTCCCTCGCGCGCTCGAGCGCGAGCGTGCTGAAGTCGGTCGCGTGGATCGTCGTCCGGTCGTAGAGCCCGGCCTCTTCCAGCTGGATGGCGAGCGAATAGGTCTCCTCGCCATGCGCGCAGCCCGCCTGCCAGATCACGATGCGCGGCCATGATGCGAGCACCGGCAGCACTTCGTCGCGCAACGTGCGGAAGACGAACGGATCGCGGAACATCTCGGACACCGGCACAGAGATGCCGGCGATGATCTCGGTCAGCAGCGCGGGTTCGCGCAGCATCCGCGTGGTGAGGTCGAGGATGCTGCCGCCGGCCAGCGTCACCGCGGCCTGCTTCACCCGGCGGCGCAGCGAGGCCTGCGCATAATGGTGCAGGTCGTAGCCGTGGCGCCGCTGCAGCGCGAGCAGGAACAGATCGACCTCGATCGCCTCCTCGTCCAGATCGTCCGCGATCATGGCGTCAGCGGCTGCCGAGCCAGACCTGCGCCTGCGACAGCAGCCGGTCGAGGTCGATCGGCTTGGGCAGATAGTCGCTGGCGCCGGCGTCGAGGCATTTCTGGCGATCGTCCATCATCGCCTTCGCGGTGAGCGCGATGATCGGGATGTCGCGATAGCGCGGCCGCTGGCGCAGCTGCCGCATCGTCTCATAGCCGTCCATTCCCGGCATCATGATGTCCATCAGCACGAGTTCGATCTCGTTCTCGCCATCGAGCAGGTCAAGCGCCTGCTGGCCGCCCTGCACCACGCGCACGACGAGCCCCTGCGCGCGCAGCGCCTTGGCCAGTGCGTAGAGGTTGCGCACATCGTCGTCGACGATCAGCACGTTGCGCCCCGCAAGCGAGCCGGTCTTGCCCTGCTCGGGCGAGGGCGCGCGCACCGCGTGGAGGAACAGGCTGACCTCGTCGACCAGCCGGTCGACCGAGCGCGCGCCCTTGATGACGACACTGTCGGTATATTCGTGCAGGCGCAGATTTTCCTCCGGCGTCAGGTCGCGGCCCGAATAGACCACCACCGGCGGGATCTCGCCATGCGCGCGCGCTTCCGCCAGGAAGGTGAAGCCGTCCATGTCGGGCAGCCCCAGGTCGAGCACGATACAGTCGAACGGCGCCTCCGCCAGCCGCGCGAGCCCTTCGGCGCCCGCCCCGGCCTCGACGATCTCGAGCCCCGGGGCCGCGATCAGCTTGCGGACGGACAGCCGCACGCCCTCATCATCCTCGACCACCAGCACCCGGCGCATCCGCTCACCCGCATAATGCTCGAACCGGCCGAACACGTCGGCGATGTCCTCACGCGTGACCGGCTTGGTGAGGAAGCCGATCGCGCCGAGCGCGCGCGCACGCGGCGCCTCGTCGGTCGCGGAGATGAAATGCACCGGGATGTGGCGGGTGCCATCATCCTCCTTCAGCCGCTCAATCACCGTCCAGCCATCCATGCCGGGCAGCATCGCGTCGAGCAGGATGCCGCGCGGCTTGTAGCGGCGCGCGAGCGCGATGCCGCTCTCGCCGTCGCCGGCGACGAGCCCGGCATAATTTTTGGACCGCACGACATCGAGCATGATCTTCGCGAAGCGCAGATCGTCCTCGACGATCAGGATCACGGCGGCCCCCGGCTGGATCAGCCGCCGGTCGTCGCCGACGACGTCGGTGGGGACGACGTCGCCGCCCGGAGACAGAATCGCGGGCGGATCGGTGCGCTTGGCGGGCTGTACGGGGGCAGCGGTGGGGGTGGGGGCGGAGGTGGAGGCGGACGGGGCCGGCGCCGGCAGCGACGGCGCCACCGTCGACACCGCCTCGATCCGCTCGGGCAAGGTGAGCGTGAAGCGGCTGCCCTCGCCCAGCCTGCTCTCGAGGGTCAGGTCGCCGCCCAGCGCGCGTGCCAGGTTGCGCGCGATCGCGAGCCCCAGTCCGGTGCCGCCATATTGCCGGCTGGTGCTGGCATCGACCTGCTCGAACGCCTCGAACACCTTGGAAAGCTTGTCTTCGGGAATGCCGATACCGCTGTCCTGCACCGCGATCCGGATCATGCCCTCGGCGGCGGCGCGGCCGATCGTCACCACCACCGCCCCGCCGGTGCCGGTGAACTTGAACGCGTTGCTCAGCAGATTGTTGGTGATCTGGCTGAGCTTCGCGGTGTCGGTGCGGATCGCCTCGGGGGCGCCATCCTCCACCGTCACGTCCAGCGTCAGCGCCTTCTCGGCAGCGACGTGGCGGAAATGGCGCAACAGTTCGCCGGCGAGGTCGCCCAGCCGCAGCTCGTGCACCGCAAGCTCCATCCGGCCCGATTCGATCTTGGACAGATCGAGGATGTCGTTGATGAGCCGCAGCAGGCTGGCGCCCGCCTCATGAACATATTGCGCCGATTCGACATCGTCCGGCCCCAGATTGCCGCTGCGGTTCTGCGCCAGTTCGCGCGAGAGGATCAGCAGGCTGTTGAGCGGCGTGCGCAGCTCATGGCTCATATTGGCGAGGAATTCGGATTTGTAGCGGCTGGCCTGCTCCACGTCGCGCGCCTTGGCCTCGATCTCGGCCTGCGCGATCTCCACCCGGCGCTTCTCCGCGGCGAGCTGATCGGTGCGCTGGCGCAATTCCTCGTTGGAGGCCTCCAATTCCTCGGTGTGCGTGCGCAATTCCTCTTCGGAGGCGCGCAGCCGCCGGGCGTTGGCCTGCAGCGCGTCGTTGGTTGCCCGCAGTTCCTCTTCCTGCGTGCGCAGGCTTTCCTCGGACGCCTTGAGCTCGATCGCCTGCGCCTGCGTTTCGGACAGCAGCTCCTGCGTCCGCCGCGCGCGCATGAGATTCTCGATCGAAACGCCCAGCACCGGCAGCAGCTCGTTCAGGAAGGCCTGGTCCTTCTCGTCGAACGGCGCGACCGACGCGAACTCGAGCGCCGCCATCAGCCGCCCCCGAACGAGGACGGGAACGATCCACACCGTCGTGGGCGCGATCTCTCCGCTGCCCGAGCGGATGCGGAAATAATCGGACGGCAGGTCGTTCAGCCGTACCGGCTGCCGGCTTGCGGCGGATTGGCCCACCAGCCCTTCGCCCGGCCGGAATCGCAGACCGCGGGCGGCGTCTGCATCGAGCCCGATCCCGCCGGCGAATCGCAGCGTCTCCCCATCGGCCTCGGGTATGTAGAGGATGGCAATCTGCGCTTGCAGGCATCCGATCAGCGCCTGCAACAACCGCTGCGTGAAATCGTCGATGCCATCGGTCGACTGGATCGCCGTCATCGTTTCGGCGACGCCGGTCTTGACCGTCGCCACGCGATCCAGTTCTGCGAGATGGCCCTGGAACCGGGTCAGCCCGCGCGCCAGTTCGCCCAGTTCATCGCCGCGACGAACGCCTTCGACCGCGAAATCGCGATCGCCGCGCACCAACCGGCTCATCAGCTCGGCGGTGCGGGTCAGCGGCTCGACCACCTGCCGCTGCGTGAAGCGCAGCGACAGCAGCACGATGGCTATGCCGATCGCGAGGGTGATCCAGCCGATCGTCTGGACGAGCGACAGCAGCCGGTTCATCCGCGCGTTGCGAACCTCGAGCAAACGCTGTTCGTCGCGCTGCCCCCGCTCGATCTCGCCCAGCAGCCGGTCGCGGATGCCCCGCCCGCGCAGCAGCAACCGTTCGATGGTCTCGGGCGAATCGCCGCGCCGGATCGCCGCCTGCATCGGCACAACCGCGTTGGTGCGCCAATCGTCGACCAGGGTCATGATCCGCTGCAACCGCTGCTGCTGCGTGGGATTGTCCGCGGTCAGCCGGTCCAGCGCCGCAACCGCCTCGTCGAACTCGCCCTGCCCGCTATCCACCTGCCGGCGCGCCGCCGCGCCGCGCAGCACCATCGCATCCTCCAGCCCGGCTTCGCTGTCGGCCGCCGCAAGGCGCAACCGATCGAACGCACGCAGCACGACATGGGTGTGGGCCGCCCAGCGGCTGGCGTCGGCCAGGTTCTGTTGAACGACGATGTTGATCCCGCGCGTGGCGAGGATCATCAGGAGCAACAGGCCGAACGCCGCGATCAGCTTCCAGCGGACCGAAATGCGCTGCAGCCAGTTGTCACCGTGCCGGGTCTCGTCCCCCACGCTGTCGGTCGTCGAGGTCGGGCGCGCGTCGGGCATGGCAAAGGCCTTCGGGAAACGATGGGGCAATGCGGGAATGTCTGACGGCGCCCCCCGGCGATGTCCAGACTATCCACCCTATCGGGCCGAACGCCCGAAACCCGCCGATTCGCACCGTTGCATTGGCGGCCCGCTTCCCTTAAGGGGCCCACTTTCCGCGATTCAAGGGACTGTCCGGCTGTAATGGGCTGCCGAGGCCGTCCGCGATCGTCGATCATAAGGAGACGAAAATGCCCAAGCTCAAGACCAAGAGCGGTGTGAAGAAGCGCTTCAAGATCACCGCGACGGGCAAGATCAAGCACGGCGTGGCCGGCAAGCGCCACCGCCTGATCAGCCACAACGGCAAGTATATCCGCCAGAACCGCGGCACCTCTGTCCTGTCCGAAGCCGATACGGCGACGGTCAAGGCCTGGGCCCCCTACGGCCTGCGCTAAGAGGAGCACTGACGAATGGCACGTGTAAAACGCGGTACGACGACGCGGGCGAAGCACAACCGCATCCTCGACCAGGCGAAGGGCTATTATGGCCGTCGCAAGAACACCATCCGCATCGCCCGCCAGGCGGTGGAGAAGGCGGGGCAGTACGCCTATCGCGACCGCAAGGTTAAGAAGCGGAACTTCCGCGCGCTGTGGATCCAGCGCATCAACGCCGCCGTGCGCGCCGAAGGCCTGACCTACGGCGTGTTCATGCACGGCCTCAAGCTCGCCGGCATCGACCTCGACCGCAAGGTCCTGGCCGATATCGCGATGCATGAGGGTGAGGCGTTCAGCGCGATCATCGCGCAGGCGAAGGCCGCTCTTCCCGAAGGCGCGCGCGTCGCTGCCTGAAGGCCGAGGCCGGCGCGGGTGACCCTGCCGACCCCTTGAAAAGATAGAGGCGCCGGTGGGATCTCCCGCCGGCGCCTTTTCCTTGTCAGCGAATGGCGTCAGCGAATGGCGCGCTCGATCGGCGTGTCGCCATCCGCGCGCAGCACGCGCGCCGCCGGGTCGGCGGGCAGCAGCGGCGGCTGCGCAAGGAAGCGCGGCTCGCTGCCGCGGTGCGCCCGCGCCGAATGGACGAGGAACGGGTGGCACAGATAGACGCTGCCCGCGCGGCCGACAGCCGGCACCTCCGGCCGCCCGTCCGATCCGCCGAAATTGCCTGCAGCCAGTTCGCGCAACGTCAGCCCGGCGTCGCCGGCCGGCGCCAGCGCGCGGGCGATGTCGACATGCGATCCCACCCGGATCCGCGTCGGCGCATCGTCGATGCCGACGTCGGAGAAGAGGAACAGCAGCAGCAGCGCGCGGCCGCGGCTGAAGACATTGGCGCGCCAGTCGAGAAAATCGGGCGCGTCGGTGCCGAAGCTGACATCGATATGCCAGCCGGTATCGCCGGGATCGTCGGGCAAGGGGAAGCGCACGGGAAACGTGCCGAGCGCGCCCAGGCGCTGCCAGCGGCCGGGGCCGACGAGCTGGTCGAAGGCGCGTTCCAGCACCGGGCTCCGCGCCGCTTCCTGGAAGGGCGGCTGGGCATAATGGCCAAGACGGACGACGGGCTGGCGCCAGCCTGACGGATCGTCGGGCGTGCCCGGCAGATCGCGCCACAGGATCTCGCGCGCCGCCCGGGCGGTCTCGGGGGAAAAGGCCTGGTCGATGCGGACGAAGCCGCGGGCGATGAACTGGTCGATGGCGTGCGCGCGCAAACCGTGCGCGGCGTCAGGGACGAAAGGCATGAAAACGATCTCGCAGCTTGCTTGCCCCCGATCCGGCGGGGCCGGCGGGGCGGTGCACAGGAAGCGGCCTCGGGAGAGGCCGCGGCCGGAGTTCAGCGCAAGCGAAGCGAGAAGATCGTCATCACGGCTCCGTAAGGTCGGCGAATCGCGGGTTCAGTTTTATTCCGACGCGTTGGCCGCCGGCTCGGCGTCATTGCCTTCCGGCGCCGCCGCGGCTTCGTTGTTGCCGCCGCCATTGGCTTCGGCTGCCGCCGCATCGCCGTCGGGCGCCGCGGCTGCCGCCGGAGCCGCGGGCAACGGCAGGTTGGATCCCTGCTGGTTGAGATAGACCATCAGATTGGCGCGATCTTCCGGCTTGGAGAGGCCAGCGAAGGTCATCTTGGTGCCCGGCGCGAACTTGCGCGGCGAGGTGAGCCACGCGTTCATCTTCGCCCAGTCCCAATTGCCGCCGACCGCCTTCAGCGGATCGGAGAAGGCGAAACCGCCCTTGCCCTGGCCAATCGGCTCACCCATCGTGCCGTACAGATTGGGGCCGATACCGTTCGCGCCGCCCTGGTTGATCGTGTGACAGGCCGCGCACTTCTTGAATACCTCGGCACCCTTGGCCCCATCCGCGCTGGCGAGCAGCGTCTCGATCGGCGGCCCGGCGTCCGCGGCAGTGCCTTCGCCTTCCAGTTCGACGCCCTCGATGGGGTAGCCCATCTTCTCGGGCCGCTCGGGATGGAAATATTCGCCCGTCAGGATCGAGAGCCCCAACGCCGCGATACCCCCGGCGAGAACCCAGCCCGCGATCGTATTGAAGCGATTGTCCATGCGCCCCCGAACCTCTCTCGTTAGCAGCCCGTCCCTGCAGGCCTATGAGTTCCCATAGAATCGGCCGTGCGGGCGCGCAAGCGCCAGACGGCGTGCGCTTTGCGCATGCGCGTGCTTGCGGACGCGCGAAGGGGTGGCTAAGCGCGCACGCCACCATGGAAAGCTATCCCGCCCCCGCCCGGCCGATCGTCGCCGGCATGATCGAGGCCGCAGCGCGCGAGCCGCAGCGCGCCGTCGCCTTCCAGGGCGCGCCCGGCGCCAACTCGCATATCGCGGTTGCGCAGGCCTTTCCCGATGCGCTGCCGCTGCCCTGTTTCAGCTTCGAGGATGCGATCGACGCCGTTCGCGAGGGGCGCGCCGACTGCGCGATGATCCCGATCGAGAATTCGCTGCACGGCCGCGTGGCGGACATGCACTTCCTGCTGCCCGAATCGGGGCTGGTAATCACCGGAGAGCATTTCCTCGGCATCCATTATTGCCTCGTCGGCCTCACGCCCGATGCCGCGGTCGTCGAGGCGATGAGCCATCCGCAGGCGCTGGGCCAGTGCCGCAACTGGCTGCGCGCGCGCGGCATCAGGCCGATTCCCTATCCCGACACCGCCGGCGCGGCCGCGCTCGTCGCGGAACTGGGCAATCCCCGAATCGGCGCGATCGTGCCGCCGCTCGCCGCGGAGACCTATGGCCTGCCGATCCTGGAAACCGGGCTTGAGGACGCCGCGCACAACATGACGCGCTTCGTCGTCCTCGCGCGGGATTCAGGCACGGTAACGGGCCCCGGCCCGTTCGTGACGACCTTCATCTTCGAAGTGAAGAACGTGCCTGCCGCGCTCTACAAGGCGCTGGGCGGCTTCGCGACCAACGGCCTCAACATGACCAAGCTGGAAAGCTACCAGCGCGGCGCCAGTTTCGCGGCCACCGAATTCTACTGCGATATCGAGGGGCATCCCGACGATCCCACGCTCAGCCGCGCGCTGGAGGAACTGAAGTTCCACACCAAATGGGTGCGCATCCTCGGTACCTATCCGCAGGCACGCAAGCGGGGCTGAACCCACCGCGGCGCAGGATCGACCTGCCGACCCCATCTTCCGTCCACGAAGGGAAGAACGAATGGACGCCACCGCCAGCGACCGGAGATGCCGGGACGCGACGCGGTCGCGCGCGATTTCATCCAATTTCTGGGACATAATATGAAACTCGTTTTTCGATGGCCATGCACCCAGGGCCGTGGAGTTTCATATTATGTCCCCGAAACTTCTACCCGAGACTTCCCTGCGCCGTTGTGAAATCGACGTGCGTGCAATTGCTGCATCGCAAAAGAATCGGCTTGCGCGATATGTATATCCATGACAGCTTCATGACGTCCGAGCACTGACGTTCGGAAGATTCATAACCGGTCAGGTCCAACGAGGGGCATGGCCGGCGCGCCGCTCCCGAGGAGCGCGCAAGGCAAAGACGCCGCCCGAACCGGTCCCCCAATGGCCGCGCTTCGAGGCGGCTTTTTTCATGCCCTCTTGCGGATCGGTCTTGGCGTGGGGGTCGCCAGCCGGGGTCCGCAGAGCAGCGCGGAGCCGTTCGATGAACAAGGGATTCTGGAATGCGGGCCATCGCCCGACATTGTTCGCAGCCTTCCTCTATTTCGACCTCGCCTTCATGGTTTGGGTGCTGCTCGGGCCGCTGGGACCGGATATCGCCAAGGACCTCGGGCTGAGCGCGGCCCAAAAGGGCTTCATGGTCGCGGTGCCGACATTGGCCGGCGCGATCCTGCGGCTGGTCAACGGGCTGCTGGTCGACAAGATCGGCCCCAAGCGCACCGGCGCGATCAACCAGGTGGTGGTGATCGCGGGGCTGGTCACCGCGTGGGGCCTGGGCGTCCACAGCTTCCTCGGCACGATCGCGGTCGGCGTGATCCTCGGCTTTGCCGGCGCCAGCTTCGCGGTCGCGCTGCCGCTCGCCAGCCGCTGGTATCCGGCCGAGCATCAGGGCACCGCGCTCGGCATCGCCGGCATGGGCAATTCGGGCACGGTGCTGGCCGCGCTGTTCGCCCCCGCGCTCGCCAAGGCGTTCGGCTGGAACGCGGTG
The window above is part of the Sphingomonas sanxanigenens DSM 19645 = NX02 genome. Proteins encoded here:
- a CDS encoding c-type cytochrome gives rise to the protein MDNRFNTIAGWVLAGGIAALGLSILTGEYFHPERPEKMGYPIEGVELEGEGTAADAGPPIETLLASADGAKGAEVFKKCAACHTINQGGANGIGPNLYGTMGEPIGQGKGGFAFSDPLKAVGGNWDWAKMNAWLTSPRKFAPGTKMTFAGLSKPEDRANLMVYLNQQGSNLPLPAAPAAAAAPDGDAAAAEANGGGNNEAAAAPEGNDAEPAANASE
- a CDS encoding response regulator gives rise to the protein MPDARPTSTTDSVGDETRHGDNWLQRISVRWKLIAAFGLLLLMILATRGINIVVQQNLADASRWAAHTHVVLRAFDRLRLAAADSEAGLEDAMVLRGAAARRQVDSGQGEFDEAVAALDRLTADNPTQQQRLQRIMTLVDDWRTNAVVPMQAAIRRGDSPETIERLLLRGRGIRDRLLGEIERGQRDEQRLLEVRNARMNRLLSLVQTIGWITLAIGIAIVLLSLRFTQRQVVEPLTRTAELMSRLVRGDRDFAVEGVRRGDELGELARGLTRFQGHLAELDRVATVKTGVAETMTAIQSTDGIDDFTQRLLQALIGCLQAQIAILYIPEADGETLRFAGGIGLDADAARGLRFRPGEGLVGQSAASRQPVRLNDLPSDYFRIRSGSGEIAPTTVWIVPVLVRGRLMAALEFASVAPFDEKDQAFLNELLPVLGVSIENLMRARRTQELLSETQAQAIELKASEESLRTQEEELRATNDALQANARRLRASEEELRTHTEELEASNEELRQRTDQLAAEKRRVEIAQAEIEAKARDVEQASRYKSEFLANMSHELRTPLNSLLILSRELAQNRSGNLGPDDVESAQYVHEAGASLLRLINDILDLSKIESGRMELAVHELRLGDLAGELLRHFRHVAAEKALTLDVTVEDGAPEAIRTDTAKLSQITNNLLSNAFKFTGTGGAVVVTIGRAAAEGMIRIAVQDSGIGIPEDKLSKVFEAFEQVDASTSRQYGGTGLGLAIARNLARALGGDLTLESRLGEGSRFTLTLPERIEAVSTVAPSLPAPAPSASTSAPTPTAAPVQPAKRTDPPAILSPGGDVVPTDVVGDDRRLIQPGAAVILIVEDDLRFAKIMLDVVRSKNYAGLVAGDGESGIALARRYKPRGILLDAMLPGMDGWTVIERLKEDDGTRHIPVHFISATDEAPRARALGAIGFLTKPVTREDIADVFGRFEHYAGERMRRVLVVEDDEGVRLSVRKLIAAPGLEIVEAGAGAEGLARLAEAPFDCIVLDLGLPDMDGFTFLAEARAHGEIPPVVVYSGRDLTPEENLRLHEYTDSVVIKGARSVDRLVDEVSLFLHAVRAPSPEQGKTGSLAGRNVLIVDDDVRNLYALAKALRAQGLVVRVVQGGQQALDLLDGENEIELVLMDIMMPGMDGYETMRQLRQRPRYRDIPIIALTAKAMMDDRQKCLDAGASDYLPKPIDLDRLLSQAQVWLGSR
- the rplT gene encoding 50S ribosomal protein L20 produces the protein MARVKRGTTTRAKHNRILDQAKGYYGRRKNTIRIARQAVEKAGQYAYRDRKVKKRNFRALWIQRINAAVRAEGLTYGVFMHGLKLAGIDLDRKVLADIAMHEGEAFSAIIAQAKAALPEGARVAA
- a CDS encoding CheR family methyltransferase, with amino-acid sequence MIADDLDEEAIEVDLFLLALQRRHGYDLHHYAQASLRRRVKQAAVTLAGGSILDLTTRMLREPALLTEIIAGISVPVSEMFRDPFVFRTLRDEVLPVLASWPRIVIWQAGCAHGEETYSLAIQLEEAGLYDRTTIHATDFSTLALERAREGIYPLRYARDYARSYLEAGGQRSFTDYCRAGYEHIKMDDRLRRNIHFHNHNLTVDGPFCEAQLILCRNVLIYFDNVLQDQVVGLFASSLARGGFLCLGTKESLQFTASAAQLEPVDKRARIFRKTEVRRD
- a CDS encoding prephenate dehydratase; this translates as MESYPAPARPIVAGMIEAAAREPQRAVAFQGAPGANSHIAVAQAFPDALPLPCFSFEDAIDAVREGRADCAMIPIENSLHGRVADMHFLLPESGLVITGEHFLGIHYCLVGLTPDAAVVEAMSHPQALGQCRNWLRARGIRPIPYPDTAGAAALVAELGNPRIGAIVPPLAAETYGLPILETGLEDAAHNMTRFVVLARDSGTVTGPGPFVTTFIFEVKNVPAALYKALGGFATNGLNMTKLESYQRGASFAATEFYCDIEGHPDDPTLSRALEELKFHTKWVRILGTYPQARKRG
- a CDS encoding chemotaxis protein CheB, with translation MTDPSAGAIVIGCSSGGIRALSSLFAQFSPRIARPVLVVCHFSSDDVSGLCDLLGHHSTLPVAEARERHYPDAGTIYVAPGNYHLHIESDGRFALSVDARECYSRPSINILFESASWTYREKLIGIILTGANDDGARGLSSVRQRRGISIVQLPEEAEAPEMPSAALAVAGADFLLPLAEIGGVVSDICLNA
- the rpmI gene encoding 50S ribosomal protein L35, which encodes MPKLKTKSGVKKRFKITATGKIKHGVAGKRHRLISHNGKYIRQNRGTSVLSEADTATVKAWAPYGLR
- a CDS encoding phytanoyl-CoA dioxygenase family protein; translation: MPFVPDAAHGLRAHAIDQFIARGFVRIDQAFSPETARAAREILWRDLPGTPDDPSGWRQPVVRLGHYAQPPFQEAARSPVLERAFDQLVGPGRWQRLGALGTFPVRFPLPDDPGDTGWHIDVSFGTDAPDFLDWRANVFSRGRALLLLFLFSDVGIDDAPTRIRVGSHVDIARALAPAGDAGLTLRELAAGNFGGSDGRPEVPAVGRAGSVYLCHPFLVHSARAHRGSEPRFLAQPPLLPADPAARVLRADGDTPIERAIR